The Biomphalaria glabrata chromosome 7, xgBioGlab47.1, whole genome shotgun sequence region ACTGCTGTTCATATATAACTTAGAAATCATTGATTTACCCTacatattttgaatttctttCTCCATTTGAATAAAACATTTGGAAAACAGATTGAATGTTACTTATGCATTGACTTAGAATATTTCTTTGGGACATGAACTATAGGGCGCGTCCCGCAATGACGTCAATGACCCTGGAATAACTAGTTCACATGAAAGACTTTCTGCGTGCATGTAAATCTGGAGAGGACAGATTTAAAACTCTTGGTCTAAATTGCTATTTAAACGTCAAATGTTTgggcgtgtatgtgtgtgtagagAGGGGGGGACTTAAATGTTCGCAAGAGGATCACTAATACTTGACGAGAAGCAACACGCCTTTTTGTATATTCCTAAATGGGAATCGGCTCTATAAAACTTGTAGGTAACCGCTGCCGTTATAACGCCTACATTTACCGATAAAAACTGCAGGGTGTCGTTCTCAGTGCGTGACGTACAGGCATTGCTCTAATTACCTGCGTGGTAAGaaactatgtgtgtgtgtgtgtgttcctttAACCCATCTAATCGGTAGACCATGATCAGGTCAAGTGCCGTACAAAGGATGGTCTGTGGGAGTTCACTAGGTGGGCAAATCGAAACACGGTTACATACCATCCACCCCACTTGAAACTCTGTCCGTTGCGTCAGCGTGGAAACCCACTAAATGGCCCGTGACATGATTGGGGAAGCATGTCATTAAACTAGTCAAAGACTGAGAAGCAATGTTATCATTTAACTTTTGAACACAGTGGTTTATACCCACGGCCACTGGTTCTCGCGTTGTTATAGCCTTCTGTCGTGTTTCTGTATCACTTTGTTCCTGACTACTTTTCACGTGTTCCTTCACGACACAAGAACTTTCGTTCCTTTTTTGCCCCTTTActtcttattttcttatattttttttcttatactttAATTTCTTACTTGCtttccctatttttttttcttctttctctctctctctctctctctccctttctctccttTCTCATTCTTCTGGCCACTTTACTTCACTAAATGAGTGAATAATCTTcctttattttgttactttctttcctattctttgttgttgttcttgttattatctacttgtttgttttcattctttgtgttttatttcatttcccTTTCACTTTCATCCCCGCCCCCCCCGCTCTCATTAAATCACTGAGTTTTAGATTGGATCTGTGATCTTCTGCTATTTTCACTTTTTTCTCAGCCTCGACCAGGTGTCTTGACGATCATGTGGGCTATGAGGTGGGGGTATGCCAAGAGGTGTTTCTAAAGGTGAATAAATAGTCTGGTCCTTTCCAAACAGTGCAAGAGAGATCACTtgtgttctagatctagatgtctaggtCTGGGCACAgactgttttaaaatgtttttcttttgagTGCTTACTCAGTTACCATCATTATATATAGTCtctaaaaatgttcttttacaGTCCATCGCTTCACTCTCGTTGTTCATTTTTAATAATACCATTTCAAATGAgtttgttttcatgttgttttattttaaactggTCAAAGTTCGTATTCCATGTTCTGTTTGaaagtatagatctacaatattttgtatttcacgcgagtttttttttccacaaattAGGTAAATATGCAAAAAGTGTTATGATACTAACAGAAGCACTCTGTGTatttacacacactcacacacacagttaccggggggggggggtaacacaTAAGATGTTGTATTTAAAAGCGTCAGTGTCTCTCTTTAATTAGAAGTGGTAGTTTGACCTCTGCACAAAGGTCTGACGCATATGATGTGTAAATTGCGTGTGTTAATTAGTGGTTAATTAGCGGATAGTGTGACATTACTCTGGTTGGGTTGTTACGTATATCTGTTTCACCCCATTTCCCTAAGTTCATTTCCGTTTTCTGTTCTTTGTGCTGAGACCAATGTGAAGGTTACACTCCGGCAGTCCGTTACTAGAGCACATTGTCTGTCTATGGGACAGATGTCCTCCTCTTCAAAGTCCGTAAGCCTTTTCCGGACACCTGTCAGCAGGTGTCACGAGACTATCGGCCCCATTTCTCCACAGCCACCACCAACACCtgtgtttttctttattctcCCTCCCCTCCCATATCTTTTCACCATCGCCTGTTCGTTACGTGACTCACTCTGGTATACTTAGATCTGTGAATACAATGTAGTactattgacattgtgtagctAACAtcacaaaaataattgaaacatCAGCCTTTTCCTAATACATTTGGAATGAAAGGTGAGTCCCAGCAGGACTAAGACACTTTCGATTTATTTGTTTAGTAACATTGTAGTATATGAATGATATCTTCCCTAACCTCGCTGTGTCATCACGACACTCACCTGTACATCCACGTTATTGTTTACCCAAGCAGTAGACTCAACATAACCTTGAGGTCCGAGGATGAGTAATTAATTTGTGactcacctttttttttgcataaacctacttaaaaaaaaaagaaagtcacACCAGacgatctagatatatttttttgttttgtcatagAGATGACTCAAAACGAATCATTTACATCTACGCTTTAATATttcatacatttcatgtgcctTCTATACTGTAGTGAGTAGGTGGTATAGTTCCACTACGTTTTGATAGTTATTGCAGTTTAATTCACAAATATATcacatttcattgttaatgaaGATAATTATGCAGCTCTAGCCATTAATGACATTTGCCAGTTTGGTTCCGTTATAAGTCTACCGAGCAaaatgttctgtttttttttaaacaaatgttagcTGGGGGATTGTCTAGGAAAGTCAATGATGACCTCTTTGAATTTACAATCAGCGATGTCAGAATTTCGTCTTCTTAAGGAAAGACTTACAAAAAAAGTCCTTAAATTGAAATAGTGTGGGTCGATCGAAATCGACACCTGTTTTTTTATGCCTCGTTGACCTACATTTTAATTACGTAAGCACAAGCTTTGACCTAATTAGTTATCTTTGCGACCTTTTAAATGTTTCTCCAGTCCGCCCTCTGGATTCGTTTTTTTCTATGTTAAACTAATTAGGGTGCCCTTTATTATAAATGTATCAAGTTCTCTTTTTCATGACAGTTAGTATTCTTatcaaaatgtttgttaaacaaacattgattttaaagcattttataaGTCTAGTACTTTGGCTTTAAAAGCAACACAAATATTGTCAGTGAATAAAAatcagctttataaaaaaaataaaatcagtgtGTACACTTGTCACTCGTTTTATGTCCGGCTTAAGTGGGTCACGATTTATCAATCATAAACTCTGGTTTAGATATACACATAGGCCCTATAGGCCTCAGTGCAGTTGACGCAGAGAATATCCGGTTATGTTTTTATAACCTAGTGATGGCTTTAATTAGATCTCAAATAGAAAACACTCACGGGGGTAGAAGGGACGAAAGAGCTTCAAtacatgtgtttttttcttcaaattggACGTTTTCTAAATCTCTAGTATCCTCTGTGTTTATTCAAAAGCCGAAATAATGACTTCCTTTTTCTTGCTTCAACCTTAACTATAGCAGTCCTACATCCTGTACATGGGTTTAATACATTTCCGTAagtgaacaacaacaacaaaggttACTTCGTGAATGTTTCTTTTCTCTAGGTATTGATACTAATTGCTAGTAACATAAACATGTGTCTTTGATTATCAATTTAGGCTACATTGACATGGTCTTTTAAAtctttctacttttttttccctccagtTTTGTGAAATTCTAAAGAATTGAAACTCAAAAGACGCTATAAAGAAGTTATTGACAtatctatatagatattattCAAGAGACTAGACCTCATAAAACGTTAACAGAATGGATATGAACTCAATATTTAGCAGCAAATATTTCCTGGAAGGTCAGACTGCTTCATTTGATTTGGAGTCGCCTAATACAAGGTCACAACCTTTTGGTACAAGTCGTTTGCACCTTGACTTGTACAAGGGAGACAAAGCAGAATATGACGAAGTAGATTTGATATCTGAGTGCTCTTACCCTGGCGCCTATGTGCCAGGTAAATTTCTGCAGATATGCGACATGACTCCAGATGCCAGCAAAGACACGTTGATATGGCCAGTCTCTTTAAGTGGGACAGTGCGAAGTGAATTAGAACCCAAACAGATTATTACTGGACAGTCCAGTCAAGTCAGTGAAGATGTCTATTCTCAAAGACAGGTAGGCctaattattgaataataaataatttagccAGTAAATCTTCACTGTTATAATTTTAGAACCATGGAAGCTAGCTTTCATTGATATTCATAAAGTTAACATAGGTGCTAAAAGAAATTGGCTTCTTTAgtgaaataaaagtttattgttATCAATCAGACTACCAACTTTTTTACATATTGTATTTATGTACAAGAAACTGTAAAGATTATACAGCTCTTAGTGATTGGATGATGTGGCTTAGGAGCAGAGTCATTTCTCAGCTGATGGTCaatatcataatatttaaaCCTACCAATGACCAAGGCTTTGATCAGGATGAAGACATTCATCTTGATCAAATGAATGCCCAAAAAGTGGTCTCTGAATACTTAGAGaaattgtttgctgtcaactaATAGTTTACTAAATACATTTAGATCTCAATTTGAAATGAAgttaaattactttaaaagaataaaaacgaatcaacaattctcaattatttaaaagtataaattttTCTTCTTCAGGTTTCTCGCAGGCATCAACGATTTTCACTTCAGAAtccaaaatattttgttcctCTTGTCGTCTGCATTATTGTTGCACTATTTGCCCTTGGCGGATTAGCAGCAGTTATTTAATTGTactgaaacatttctgaaaagaCTCCAGTCTGGTAGTTCACAAGTATAAATACATTATCTATTCCAAGTACCAAGTGAATTTATGTGGAATTCTctttgactaattgtttttctAGTCAGAAACTCAGGATGTCTGAAAAGTTTTGGAATCATTTCCTCTTCGTCATTGCTCCAATGTACATCATGCGTTATCAAGGTGCAGCCACAAATAGTCACATTGTAACTGTTAGTTTATATAGCCCTTTGTTCAAATCTTTAtaaattttgagatacaaaatAGCAGCAATATGAATGTGGAGTCGAAAGCAAGAAGtgaaacataaataaattagtttctcaaagttaaagaaaattaattgaaatatctgttatgcaataataataaaaaaattgaatagaaAAT contains the following coding sequences:
- the LOC106076196 gene encoding uncharacterized protein LOC106076196; translation: MDMNSIFSSKYFLEGQTASFDLESPNTRSQPFGTSRLHLDLYKGDKAEYDEVDLISECSYPGAYVPGKFLQICDMTPDASKDTLIWPVSLSGTVRSELEPKQIITGQSSQVSEDVYSQRQVSRRHQRFSLQNPKYFVPLVVCIIVALFALGGLAAVI